The following coding sequences lie in one Oncorhynchus nerka isolate Pitt River linkage group LG14, Oner_Uvic_2.0, whole genome shotgun sequence genomic window:
- the LOC115141571 gene encoding calcineurin B homologous protein 2-like — MGSTNSTLSKIPNVEELMQETGFTPAHIVRLYDRFEALDKEKTGHLRPQDFGAINRLAMNPIGDRIIGAFFSPGQETVDFHSFVRILAHFRPADKKHPKDPSMPEPVNSRTSKLKFAFQLYDQDKDGKISRAELLQVLRSMLEMQVTEEQLESIADRTIQEADLDKDDAISFEEFRKSLEKVNIDHKMSIRFLR; from the exons ATGGGCTCGACAAACTCCACCCTGTCAAAAATTCCAAACGTCGAAGAATTAATGCAAGAAACGGGTT TCACCCCTGCACACATTGTTCGACTTTATGACCGTTTCGAAGCATTGGACAAGGAGAAGACCGGTCATCTCCG CCCACAGGATTTTGGAGCCATTAATAGGTTGGCGATGAACCCCATTGGGGATCGGATCATTGGGGCTTTCTTCTCTCCAGG ACAGGAAACGGTGGACTTCCACTCCTTTGTGAGGATCCTGGCCCACTTCCGGCCTGCGGACAAAAAACATCCCAAAGATCCCAGTATGCCTGAACCTGTCAACAGTAGGACCAGTAAACTCAAGT TTGCTTTCCAACTGTATGACCAGGACAAGGATGGCAAAATCTCCAGAGCAGAGCTTCTACAG GTGCTGCGGTCCATGCTGGAGATGCAGGTGACGGAGGAGCAGCTCGAGAGCATCGCCGACCGCACCATCCAGGAGGCTGACCTGGACAAGGACGATGCCATCTCTTTTGAGGAGTTCCGCAAG TCCCTGGAGAAGGTAAACATTGACCACAAGATGAGCATTCGCTTCCTGCGCTAG
- the LOC115141572 gene encoding cytochrome c oxidase subunit 7A2, mitochondrial, protein MNRLLKLPRLATSAFSTTTKQMKNKVPDHQKLFQADNGLPVHIKGGTTDVLLYRLTMSITLAGTGYCLFWILCACQPKGK, encoded by the exons ATGAATCGCCTACTg AAGCTGCCCCGGCTGGCTACCAGCGCCTTCAGCACAACAACCAAACAGATGAAGAACAAGGTGCCAGATCATCAGAAGCTATTCCAG GCAGACAACGGCTTGCCAGTCCACATCAAGGGAGGGACCACTGATGTCCTTCTCTACCGTCTAACAATGTCCATCACCCTCGCAG GCACCGGATACTGCTTATTCTGGATTCTATGTGCCTGTCAGCCTAAGGGCAAATGA